From one Streptomyces sp. ICC1 genomic stretch:
- a CDS encoding carbohydrate binding domain-containing protein, which translates to MACGLGATLLGAAAVLTSPGAAFGANLLGNGDFETGSTAGWSCSGGLGSVVGSPVHGGSKALAGAASASDNAKCTQTVAVQPNTTYTLSAWVRGSYVYLGVTGGASTWTPSAAAYTKLTVSFTTGASQTSAEVYLNGWYGQGTYHADDITLDGPGGTVDTQAPTTPGSLASTGKTSTTASLAWTASTDNVGVTGYDVFQGGNKVATSTTTSVTVSGLTPNTAYGFTVRARDLAGNSSPASNPVNVTTDNGTTPPTGFKQAAPYLYLGWGNPPSATSVMNATGAKWFTMAFILSSGGCNPSWDGQRPLTGGVDQSTIASIRAAGGDIVPSIGGWQGNKLGPNCSSAEALAGAYQQVISAYGLKAIDVDIENTDEFENAVVQDRILGALKIVKQNNPGLKTILTFGTSTTGPTSWGNRLIEQSKALNTGIDVFTIMPFDFGNASTDMYASTVSATEGLKAKLKSTYGWDDATAYAHIGISGMNGISDTQETTTVQNWTDIRNWANSHHIARLAFWSVNRDRGCPGGGLQETCSGIAQSDWQFTSITTGFTG; encoded by the coding sequence CTGGCCTGCGGCCTCGGCGCCACCCTGCTCGGCGCGGCCGCGGTGTTGACCTCTCCCGGTGCGGCGTTCGGCGCCAACCTGCTCGGCAACGGCGACTTCGAGACCGGCAGCACGGCCGGCTGGTCCTGTTCCGGAGGCCTGGGCTCCGTGGTCGGATCCCCCGTGCACGGCGGGAGCAAGGCGCTCGCCGGAGCGGCGAGCGCCTCCGACAACGCCAAGTGCACGCAGACGGTCGCCGTGCAGCCCAACACCACCTACACCCTCTCCGCCTGGGTCCGCGGCAGCTACGTCTACCTCGGGGTCACCGGCGGGGCCTCCACCTGGACCCCCTCGGCCGCCGCCTACACCAAGCTGACCGTCAGCTTCACCACCGGCGCCTCCCAGACCAGCGCCGAGGTCTACCTCAACGGCTGGTACGGGCAGGGCACTTACCACGCCGACGACATCACCCTGGACGGACCCGGCGGCACCGTCGACACGCAGGCGCCCACCACGCCCGGAAGCCTCGCCTCCACCGGCAAGACCTCCACCACCGCGTCCCTGGCCTGGACGGCGTCCACGGACAACGTCGGCGTCACCGGCTACGACGTCTTCCAGGGCGGCAACAAGGTCGCCACCTCGACCACCACCAGCGTCACCGTGAGCGGCCTGACCCCCAACACGGCCTACGGGTTCACGGTCCGCGCCCGCGACCTCGCCGGGAACAGCTCGCCCGCCTCCAACCCGGTCAACGTCACCACCGACAACGGGACCACACCGCCGACCGGCTTCAAGCAGGCCGCACCGTACCTCTACCTGGGCTGGGGCAACCCACCGAGCGCGACGAGCGTGATGAACGCGACCGGCGCCAAGTGGTTCACCATGGCCTTCATCCTCTCCTCCGGCGGGTGCAACCCGTCCTGGGACGGCCAGCGCCCGCTGACCGGCGGTGTGGACCAGAGCACCATCGCCTCGATCCGCGCGGCGGGCGGTGACATCGTGCCCTCCATCGGCGGCTGGCAGGGCAACAAGCTCGGCCCCAACTGCTCCAGCGCCGAGGCCCTGGCCGGCGCCTACCAGCAGGTCATCAGCGCCTACGGCCTCAAGGCCATCGACGTGGACATCGAGAACACGGACGAGTTCGAGAACGCCGTGGTCCAGGACCGCATCCTGGGGGCACTCAAGATCGTCAAGCAGAACAACCCCGGCCTGAAGACCATCCTGACCTTCGGCACCAGCACCACCGGCCCGACCAGCTGGGGCAACCGACTGATAGAGCAGTCGAAGGCGCTCAACACCGGCATCGACGTCTTCACCATCATGCCGTTCGACTTCGGCAACGCCTCGACCGACATGTACGCCAGCACCGTCAGCGCGACCGAGGGCCTGAAGGCCAAGCTCAAGTCCACCTACGGATGGGACGACGCGACCGCCTACGCCCACATCGGCATCTCGGGCATGAACGGCATCAGCGACACCCAGGAGACCACGACCGTCCAGAACTGGACCGACATCCGCAACTGGGCCAACTCCCACCACATCGCGCGCCTCGCCTTCTGGTCGGTGAACCGCGACCGCGGCTGCCCCGGCGGCGGCCTGCAGGAGACCTGCTCCGGCATCGCCCAGAGCGACTGGCAGTTCACCTCCATCACGACCGGCTTCACCGGCTGA
- a CDS encoding aminoglycoside phosphotransferase family protein — translation METETASHTRPVIDAALVRRLVDAQFPQWAGLPLRLLDPAGADHVIHRLGEELSVRLPRGSGVIGHAEKESEWLPRLAPHLPLAIPVPVAVGRPGLGYPWPWSVSRWLDGEVATVEALADSSEAAVELARFLTALQRFTPVAVPAGGVRDDLTAEPLADRDRATRAAIARVGDAFDAAAMTGLWDAALGAPGWDRAPVWFHGDLHTGNLLTVDGRLSAVIDFGGLGIGNPARDLTIAFTLMSARSRAAFRTALGVDGATWTRGRGWALATGLNAYVHAAATDPRVAAQTTRQITEALIG, via the coding sequence TTGGAGACCGAGACGGCCTCGCACACCCGCCCGGTGATCGACGCCGCACTGGTCCGACGCCTGGTCGACGCGCAGTTCCCGCAGTGGGCCGGGCTGCCCCTCAGACTCCTCGACCCGGCCGGCGCGGACCATGTGATCCATCGGCTGGGCGAGGAGCTGTCGGTCCGGCTGCCCCGCGGCTCCGGGGTCATCGGGCACGCCGAGAAGGAGTCCGAGTGGCTGCCCCGGCTCGCCCCGCACCTGCCGCTGGCCATCCCGGTACCGGTGGCGGTGGGCCGGCCCGGCCTCGGCTATCCGTGGCCCTGGTCGGTCTCCCGCTGGCTGGACGGGGAGGTCGCGACCGTCGAGGCACTGGCCGACTCGTCGGAGGCCGCCGTCGAGCTGGCGAGGTTCCTGACCGCCCTTCAGCGGTTCACACCCGTGGCCGTCCCGGCCGGGGGCGTCCGCGACGACCTCACCGCCGAGCCGCTCGCCGACCGGGACCGTGCGACGCGCGCCGCCATCGCGCGGGTCGGCGACGCGTTCGACGCCGCGGCCATGACCGGGCTGTGGGACGCGGCGCTGGGAGCCCCCGGCTGGGACCGGGCTCCGGTCTGGTTCCACGGCGACCTCCACACCGGCAACCTGCTGACCGTCGACGGCCGCCTCAGCGCGGTCATCGACTTCGGCGGCCTCGGCATCGGCAACCCGGCCCGCGACCTGACCATCGCCTTCACCCTGATGTCCGCCCGGAGCCGGGCCGCCTTCCGTACCGCGCTCGGCGTGGACGGCGCCACCTGGACCCGGGGCCGCGGCTGGGCCCTGGCCACCGGACTGAACGCGTACGTCCACGCCGCGGCCACCGACCCGCGCGTCGCCGCGCAGACCACGCGGCAGATCACCGAGGCGCTCATCGGCTGA
- a CDS encoding helix-turn-helix domain-containing protein, with amino-acid sequence MVSEERKRVLDPEQDAAALKALTHPLRIRLLGMLRQDGPATASELAVRTAESSASTSYHLRVLAKYAFVAEAGNRDGRERRWQAVHSLTSWSNKAMEGSPDSLAWVSLSRRAQVEHLERSLARHEADIADGRLAREWVEPSGMSDLMPRLTPESLTELWEALDRKLAELTARDAADPRATQVMLLTAGLPLAPHDPGAEPQPAAAAGSGPAAGPATGPAGTDLTGTDLAGTDLTGTEAEDAS; translated from the coding sequence ATGGTCAGCGAAGAGCGCAAGCGCGTACTCGATCCCGAACAGGACGCGGCAGCCCTGAAGGCACTCACCCACCCGCTGCGCATCCGGCTGCTCGGGATGCTGCGCCAGGACGGCCCGGCCACAGCCAGTGAACTCGCGGTCAGGACCGCGGAGTCGTCCGCCTCCACCAGCTATCACCTGCGGGTTCTGGCGAAGTACGCGTTCGTCGCGGAGGCCGGGAACCGCGACGGCAGGGAGCGCCGCTGGCAGGCGGTGCACTCCCTGACCTCCTGGAGCAACAAGGCCATGGAGGGCTCGCCGGACAGCCTGGCCTGGGTCAGCCTGTCGCGCAGGGCCCAGGTCGAGCACCTGGAGCGCTCCCTCGCCCGGCACGAGGCCGACATCGCCGACGGCCGGCTCGCCCGGGAATGGGTCGAGCCGTCCGGAATGAGCGACCTGATGCCCCGTCTGACCCCGGAGTCCCTCACCGAACTGTGGGAAGCGCTCGACCGGAAGCTGGCGGAGCTGACCGCCCGCGATGCTGCGGATCCGCGCGCCACGCAGGTCATGCTCCTCACCGCCGGGCTGCCCCTGGCCCCGCACGACCCCGGCGCGGAGCCGCAACCCGCCGCCGCAGCGGGGTCGGGCCCGGCGGCGGGCCCCGCGACAGGCCCTGCGGGCACGGACCTCACGGGCACGGACCTCGCAGGCACGGACCTCACGGGCACGGAAGCCGAGGACGCGTCGTGA
- a CDS encoding MFS transporter: MTGPLLDISSARRRYVTVCVLFWLPLGLTIAPLILLFTERGMAMTAIAGFFAAHSLTAAALELPTGGLSDVLGRRSVLAAAGVLNLTALTLVGLGTTAWTLGAGMALMGAGRALSSGPAEAWYVDTVHAHSGPDTELRTGLARGSSATSAALAAGTLLGGVLPWLLGLGPELGDRLSEASSGLVLPLSTPPLLGAAVEIAFVLYVLTALREPPRPAATLRGVLRGIPTTVLEGLRLGGRDALVRRILLSAGAAGSALAAIELLTPGRAAALTGGSGSGAVLFAALACAGFVCSAVGSHLAPLTARLAGSGERAVLVSLGTSATGLLLLGATAAASGAASMVLAVTGYGMVYLGLGSAGPSENDILHRRVPSAGRATALSVQSLTLQLTAALTGLVIGSLPAGPLPWLLGGAVLLAGALLWIRRGGPVPPALPTLPQPRPHSLRSRPAEALQSPENPQK; encoded by the coding sequence GTGACCGGGCCGCTGCTGGACATATCCTCCGCACGCCGCCGCTACGTCACCGTCTGCGTCCTGTTCTGGCTGCCGCTGGGACTGACCATCGCCCCCCTGATCCTGCTGTTCACCGAGCGCGGCATGGCCATGACCGCCATCGCGGGCTTCTTCGCCGCGCACTCCCTCACCGCCGCCGCGCTCGAACTCCCCACCGGAGGGCTGTCCGACGTCCTGGGCCGCCGCTCCGTCCTGGCCGCCGCCGGCGTCCTGAACCTGACCGCCCTCACCCTCGTGGGCCTGGGCACCACCGCCTGGACGCTCGGAGCCGGCATGGCCCTCATGGGAGCGGGCCGCGCCCTGTCCAGCGGACCGGCCGAAGCCTGGTACGTCGACACCGTCCACGCGCACTCGGGCCCCGACACCGAACTGCGCACCGGACTCGCCCGCGGCTCCTCCGCGACGTCCGCCGCCCTCGCAGCGGGCACGCTACTCGGTGGCGTCCTTCCCTGGCTGCTCGGACTCGGCCCCGAGCTCGGCGATCGACTGAGCGAAGCGAGCTCGGGACTGGTCCTGCCCCTCTCCACCCCGCCGCTCCTGGGCGCGGCCGTCGAGATCGCCTTCGTCCTGTACGTCCTGACCGCGCTGCGGGAGCCGCCCCGACCGGCGGCCACCCTGCGCGGGGTGCTCCGCGGCATCCCGACAACCGTCCTGGAGGGGCTGCGCCTCGGCGGCCGCGACGCGCTGGTCCGCCGGATCCTCCTCAGCGCGGGGGCCGCCGGCAGCGCCCTCGCCGCGATCGAACTGCTGACGCCGGGCCGGGCCGCGGCCCTCACCGGCGGATCGGGATCGGGCGCGGTGCTCTTCGCCGCGCTCGCGTGCGCCGGATTCGTCTGCTCCGCCGTGGGCAGCCACCTCGCGCCGCTGACCGCCCGGCTCGCGGGAAGCGGCGAGCGCGCCGTCCTGGTGAGCCTCGGCACCAGCGCGACGGGGCTGCTCCTGCTCGGCGCCACCGCGGCGGCCTCCGGAGCGGCCTCCATGGTCCTCGCCGTCACCGGCTACGGCATGGTCTACCTCGGCCTCGGCTCGGCGGGACCGAGCGAGAACGACATCCTGCACCGCCGCGTCCCCAGCGCGGGCCGGGCCACCGCGCTGTCCGTCCAGTCGCTCACCCTGCAACTGACGGCGGCCCTCACCGGCCTGGTCATCGGCTCCCTTCCGGCAGGGCCGCTGCCCTGGCTGCTGGGAGGCGCCGTGCTGCTGGCCGGAGCCCTCCTGTGGATCCGGCGCGGCGGGCCCGTACCCCCCGCTCTGCCGACACTGCCCCAGCCGCGGCCCCACTCCCTTCGGAGCCGGCCGGCAGAGGCCCTTCAGTCGCCGGAGAACCCCCAGAAGTAG
- a CDS encoding glyoxalase/bleomycin resistance/dioxygenase family protein has translation MSEPSSIRATLLVLYSPQLEACRDFYSDLGLRFATEQHGQGPRHYAAVFADGTVFEIYPARPGRETSVLRLGLTIPGTSAKPPLAPGHHLLTDPDGRTIAIQST, from the coding sequence ATGAGTGAACCGAGCAGCATCCGTGCGACCCTGCTGGTCCTGTACTCGCCCCAGCTTGAAGCATGCCGAGACTTCTACAGCGACCTCGGCCTGCGCTTCGCAACCGAGCAGCACGGCCAGGGCCCCCGCCACTACGCGGCCGTCTTCGCGGACGGCACGGTCTTCGAGATCTACCCGGCACGCCCCGGCCGCGAGACCAGCGTCCTTCGCCTGGGCCTCACCATTCCCGGTACCTCCGCGAAACCCCCGCTGGCACCCGGCCACCACCTACTCACGGACCCAGATGGCCGGACCATCGCCATCCAATCGACCTGA
- a CDS encoding HAD domain-containing protein, producing MTGSARLPLLFLDVDGPLIPFGGPPKRYPTYAVDGEPLGAGVNPLLTRMDPGHGPRLAALPCEVVWATTWMDDANERVAPRLGLPQLPVMVWPEPSALDDQDEASGLHWKTRALVDRAAGRAFAWVDDEITDTDRTWVAALLHRVDPRRGLTEGDFAALDSWLRRQV from the coding sequence ATGACCGGCTCCGCGCGGCTTCCGCTGCTGTTCCTCGATGTCGATGGCCCGCTGATCCCGTTCGGAGGGCCGCCGAAGCGGTATCCGACGTACGCGGTGGACGGCGAACCGCTCGGCGCCGGCGTGAATCCGCTGCTGACCCGGATGGACCCCGGGCACGGGCCCCGGCTGGCGGCGCTCCCGTGCGAGGTCGTCTGGGCGACGACGTGGATGGACGACGCGAACGAGCGCGTGGCCCCTCGCCTGGGTCTGCCGCAACTGCCGGTGATGGTCTGGCCGGAGCCGTCCGCCCTCGATGACCAGGACGAGGCAAGCGGCCTGCACTGGAAGACCCGCGCACTCGTCGATCGGGCGGCCGGGCGCGCGTTCGCGTGGGTCGACGACGAGATCACCGACACCGATCGGACCTGGGTCGCCGCCCTGCTCCATCGCGTCGATCCCCGCCGCGGTCTGACCGAGGGCGACTTCGCGGCTCTCGACTCGTGGCTGCGGCGGCAGGTCTGA
- a CDS encoding DUF3626 domain-containing protein: protein MNSRALPAPHEQALRHVAERSSGGPLDPRLRVTLNFHPDRLAGGRPILEALAEDGTYHSQFVTGTSNGGLTAHPGGDRWRWESRIFGAAYDGEPAAARPVYGALNFRRKVVGGAPRFGSAHFRLAAETLERTTFCYPDSFLEPSAFGVAARMALIGLAESDGQDALDDYVEAHVHGPVRLDRDVEALVLDPCYRGTAVEASARRLRCPVEWHPGFSLAVAELRRHPGYRGQEYVDLGVAIARDGRLDPRVVGDAVRSGRHDEQALKRVWHCVGRFGAPPGPGCGSSGSVAIVRS from the coding sequence ATGAACTCCCGAGCCTTGCCCGCGCCTCACGAACAGGCCCTGCGCCACGTGGCGGAGCGGTCGTCCGGCGGCCCCTTGGATCCGAGGCTGCGGGTGACCCTCAACTTCCACCCGGACCGTTTGGCGGGCGGCAGGCCGATCCTCGAGGCCTTGGCCGAAGACGGCACGTACCACTCGCAGTTCGTCACGGGCACGAGCAACGGGGGCTTGACCGCCCACCCCGGCGGGGACCGCTGGCGCTGGGAGAGCCGGATCTTCGGCGCGGCGTACGACGGGGAGCCCGCGGCTGCCCGGCCGGTCTACGGAGCGCTGAACTTCCGCCGCAAGGTGGTCGGCGGGGCACCGCGGTTCGGGTCCGCCCACTTCCGGCTGGCCGCCGAGACGCTGGAGCGGACCACGTTCTGCTATCCGGACAGCTTCCTGGAGCCGTCCGCCTTCGGTGTCGCGGCCCGCATGGCGTTGATCGGACTCGCCGAGTCCGACGGTCAGGACGCGCTCGACGACTACGTCGAGGCTCACGTGCACGGGCCGGTCCGGCTCGACCGCGATGTGGAGGCCCTGGTCCTCGACCCCTGCTACCGCGGTACGGCCGTGGAAGCCTCGGCGCGGCGCCTTCGCTGCCCGGTCGAATGGCATCCGGGGTTCAGCCTCGCCGTCGCCGAGCTCCGGCGCCATCCCGGCTACCGCGGGCAGGAGTACGTCGACCTCGGCGTGGCGATCGCCCGGGACGGGCGGCTCGATCCGCGCGTCGTCGGGGACGCGGTCCGCTCCGGGCGCCACGACGAGCAGGCGCTCAAGCGGGTGTGGCACTGCGTGGGCCGCTTCGGGGCGCCCCCGGGGCCCGGCTGCGGCTCGTCGGGATCTGTCGCTATCGTGCGCTCATGA
- a CDS encoding DUF4328 domain-containing protein, with protein sequence MADHRWSTSLFTAATAIQADGLDLVDSLTTLTGFALRGVHLATLVVFLMWFHRVRCNGQVFRPDGFSQSAGWAIGGWFVPLANFFLPYRTARETWDASTQYASDGSYRETSGTAVVAWWLTFVASVILGWNFARRYAAAGTPEEFRDVFSFGTVADLTTVVAAGLAVLFVRKLTAMQHVKATQGPNAAA encoded by the coding sequence ATCGCGGACCACCGCTGGAGCACGAGCCTCTTCACTGCCGCCACCGCCATCCAGGCAGACGGCCTCGACCTCGTCGACTCCCTCACCACCCTGACCGGTTTCGCGCTGCGAGGGGTCCACCTGGCCACGCTCGTGGTCTTCCTCATGTGGTTCCACCGGGTCCGCTGCAACGGCCAGGTGTTCCGCCCCGACGGCTTCAGCCAGTCCGCGGGCTGGGCCATCGGCGGCTGGTTCGTCCCGCTCGCGAACTTCTTCCTGCCGTACCGCACGGCGCGGGAGACCTGGGACGCCAGCACCCAGTACGCGAGCGACGGCTCCTACCGGGAGACCTCGGGCACCGCGGTGGTCGCCTGGTGGCTGACCTTCGTCGCCAGCGTCATCCTCGGCTGGAACTTCGCGCGGCGGTACGCGGCGGCCGGGACGCCCGAGGAGTTCCGCGACGTCTTCTCCTTCGGCACGGTGGCGGACCTGACCACCGTCGTGGCCGCGGGGCTGGCCGTGCTCTTCGTGCGCAAGCTGACCGCGATGCAGCACGTCAAGGCCACTCAGGGCCCGAACGCCGCCGCCTGA
- a CDS encoding GNAT family N-acetyltransferase has product MTTYETMAFHLETERLILRPWAESDAAEFCALLSERGKGTPTVEHIRTSIAELLTATAETGIALLPIQRRDEGDFIGYCGLIIGRSTLEEPEIAYELFRHAHGRGYATEAAGAVVDAAGATGRKRLWSTVGTWNTPSLRVLEKLGFDRDRVATDDRGEHVWLTRSLP; this is encoded by the coding sequence ATGACGACGTACGAGACGATGGCGTTCCACCTTGAGACCGAGCGGCTGATACTGCGGCCGTGGGCGGAGTCGGATGCCGCCGAGTTCTGTGCCCTCCTCTCCGAACGCGGCAAGGGGACCCCCACGGTCGAGCACATCCGGACGTCCATCGCGGAGCTGCTCACCGCGACGGCGGAGACGGGGATCGCCCTGTTGCCCATCCAGCGCCGTGACGAAGGGGACTTCATCGGCTACTGCGGGCTGATCATCGGCCGCTCCACCCTGGAGGAGCCGGAAATCGCGTACGAGCTGTTCCGGCACGCGCACGGGCGCGGCTACGCCACCGAAGCGGCCGGGGCGGTGGTCGATGCCGCTGGCGCGACCGGGCGGAAACGTCTCTGGTCGACCGTCGGCACGTGGAACACACCGTCGCTCCGCGTCCTGGAGAAGCTCGGCTTCGATCGGGACCGCGTTGCCACGGACGACCGCGGTGAGCACGTATGGCTCACACGCTCGTTGCCGTGA
- a CDS encoding barstar family protein codes for MKYLLVQEDENGVEQLWGRCAGVEGLFVEPVPLPREVVTLRGCSPDGALKDVLAEPDASFRGLGEVCVEVWDEERPVQWWTLVDAVVVAHQPHPADPARYDIVVGAGVMADVGAPVRSAEPRFEIFGGRPTGSMGRCTDVGGLFGPRAEPAPVPLELIGCEAVEPLLTGTQQPRRWTGNGADLLVLDRHGAVMASCAVGLDVDGARPSVLGGGLEDITLADGGEDRPSPAVRPVWEQWYQGPPAEPNGWAPYDSQGREAWLELSTRAWRVPVPRPDRSGGEHHLDGRFVTDVPGVHCAIAEALLGPGRYFGREWNAFKDCLGGGFGVVPPFTLIWHDSEIARRALADVVEDLEGRIPFFEETVRLLERRGVTVVLR; via the coding sequence GTGAAGTACCTCCTGGTCCAAGAGGACGAGAACGGCGTGGAGCAGCTCTGGGGGAGGTGCGCGGGCGTCGAAGGGCTGTTCGTCGAACCGGTCCCGCTGCCGCGGGAGGTCGTCACCCTTCGCGGATGCAGCCCCGACGGCGCGCTGAAGGACGTTCTCGCCGAGCCCGATGCCTCGTTCCGGGGGCTCGGTGAGGTGTGCGTCGAGGTCTGGGACGAAGAGCGGCCCGTGCAGTGGTGGACCCTCGTCGACGCGGTGGTGGTGGCCCATCAACCGCACCCGGCGGACCCGGCGCGGTACGACATCGTGGTCGGCGCCGGAGTCATGGCCGACGTGGGGGCGCCGGTACGGTCGGCGGAACCGCGCTTCGAAATCTTCGGGGGAAGGCCGACCGGGAGCATGGGTCGGTGCACCGATGTCGGGGGACTGTTCGGGCCGCGGGCGGAGCCGGCTCCCGTCCCCCTGGAGCTGATCGGATGCGAGGCCGTGGAGCCGCTGCTGACGGGGACTCAGCAACCGCGCCGCTGGACGGGGAACGGGGCCGACCTCCTGGTGCTGGACCGCCACGGTGCGGTGATGGCCTCCTGCGCGGTGGGTCTGGACGTCGACGGAGCGCGCCCGTCCGTGCTCGGCGGCGGTCTCGAGGACATCACCCTCGCCGACGGCGGGGAGGACCGGCCGTCGCCGGCGGTCCGCCCGGTCTGGGAGCAGTGGTACCAGGGCCCGCCGGCCGAGCCCAACGGGTGGGCTCCGTACGACTCACAGGGCAGGGAAGCGTGGTTGGAACTCAGCACCCGTGCCTGGCGGGTGCCCGTGCCCCGGCCGGACCGGTCCGGCGGTGAGCACCACCTCGACGGCCGGTTCGTCACGGACGTGCCCGGCGTGCACTGCGCGATCGCCGAGGCGCTGCTCGGGCCCGGGCGCTATTTCGGCAGGGAGTGGAACGCCTTCAAGGACTGCCTGGGCGGCGGATTCGGAGTGGTCCCGCCCTTCACCTTGATCTGGCACGACTCCGAGATCGCGCGCCGCGCACTCGCGGACGTCGTGGAGGACCTGGAGGGTCGGATCCCCTTCTTCGAGGAGACGGTGCGGCTCCTCGAACGACGGGGAGTCACCGTCGTGCTCCGGTGA
- a CDS encoding DUF5133 domain-containing protein, whose product MSHPADLQGSPGRPLLARPTAASAVGMLMATTPCSVRDAEKILAAAADLADVNVLDVAAAMAAGPGGTPLPALLERALRHAVTAARTPSRAAEARTGVLPSRTRAEEVLSRLRGCQARLAATPADPGALRAMDDAAYTLCVLMGRPTAHDAVLAAEELLASPA is encoded by the coding sequence ATGTCTCACCCAGCCGATCTCCAGGGCTCTCCGGGCAGACCGCTGCTCGCACGGCCGACGGCGGCATCGGCCGTGGGCATGCTGATGGCCACGACACCGTGCTCCGTCCGCGACGCGGAGAAGATCCTGGCGGCAGCGGCCGACCTCGCCGACGTGAACGTGCTGGACGTCGCGGCGGCAATGGCCGCGGGCCCCGGCGGTACGCCGCTGCCGGCGCTCCTGGAACGGGCCCTGCGCCACGCCGTCACGGCGGCACGGACCCCGAGCCGCGCGGCCGAAGCGCGGACCGGAGTCCTGCCGAGCCGCACCCGCGCCGAAGAGGTCCTCTCGCGCCTTCGCGGCTGCCAGGCCCGTCTGGCGGCCACGCCCGCGGACCCCGGCGCCCTGCGCGCCATGGACGACGCGGCGTACACCCTGTGCGTCCTGATGGGCCGGCCCACCGCGCACGACGCCGTGCTCGCGGCGGAGGAACTCCTGGCGTCACCGGCCTGA